Proteins co-encoded in one Inquilinus sp. Marseille-Q2685 genomic window:
- a CDS encoding MFS transporter, which translates to MAEDRVARAPWLVLGAVVASTVLGLLGTDLVLPAVPSLPETLGGDPARAQLVLAAYVAGSCGGLLAYGALGDRIATRTLFLASLLATAAVSAACAAATDIGALIALRALQGAVASGPAVFAPGIVRALFDETRAVRALGLLGSIEALAPALAPILGAWLLALGGWRLSFALIAAAALALTAMIGPSGLLPQVARRPRGGYARLVADPVFLRYALSQAFVLGGLLTFVFGMPAVFVHALGGTIADFIVMQVCGIASFMLTANLAGGLVARLGAERLIGLGTGVAALGAAATLAYALLGGADPWLIAALFVPVNAGLGLRGPPGFFRAVMAARGDDARGSALVVLAILAAAAAGTAAAAPLIDRGLAPLAAIALALHLLAVLCLATLPRLRDGEG; encoded by the coding sequence ATGGCGGAGGACAGGGTGGCGCGGGCGCCGTGGCTGGTGCTCGGGGCGGTGGTGGCCAGCACCGTGCTCGGCCTGCTGGGCACCGATCTGGTCCTGCCGGCCGTCCCCTCCCTGCCGGAGACGCTCGGCGGCGACCCGGCCCGGGCGCAGCTGGTCCTCGCCGCCTATGTGGCCGGCAGTTGCGGCGGCCTCCTGGCCTATGGCGCCCTCGGCGACCGCATCGCCACCCGCACCCTGTTCCTGGCCTCGCTGCTGGCCACCGCGGCCGTCTCTGCGGCCTGCGCGGCGGCGACGGATATCGGCGCCCTGATCGCGCTGCGGGCGCTGCAGGGCGCGGTCGCGTCCGGCCCGGCGGTGTTCGCGCCTGGGATCGTCCGGGCGCTGTTCGACGAGACCCGCGCCGTCCGGGCGCTGGGGCTGCTCGGCAGCATCGAGGCGCTGGCGCCGGCCCTGGCCCCGATCCTCGGCGCCTGGCTGCTGGCGCTGGGCGGCTGGCGGCTGTCCTTCGCGCTGATCGCGGCCGCCGCGCTGGCGCTGACGGCCATGATCGGGCCCTCGGGCCTGCTGCCGCAGGTGGCGCGGCGGCCGCGCGGCGGTTATGCCCGCCTGGTGGCCGACCCGGTGTTCCTGCGCTACGCCCTCAGCCAGGCCTTCGTCCTGGGCGGGCTGCTGACCTTCGTCTTCGGCATGCCGGCGGTGTTCGTGCACGCGCTGGGCGGCACCATCGCCGATTTCATCGTCATGCAGGTCTGCGGCATCGCCAGCTTCATGCTGACCGCCAACCTCGCCGGCGGCCTGGTCGCCCGGCTGGGGGCGGAGCGGCTGATCGGCCTCGGCACCGGCGTCGCCGCGCTGGGCGCCGCGGCGACCCTGGCCTATGCGCTGCTGGGCGGCGCCGACCCCTGGCTGATCGCGGCGCTGTTCGTGCCGGTGAATGCCGGGCTCGGCCTGCGCGGCCCGCCGGGCTTCTTCCGCGCGGTGATGGCGGCGCGCGGCGACGACGCCCGCGGCTCCGCCCTGGTGGTGCTGGCGATCCTGGCCGCCGCGGCCGCCGGCACCGCCGCGGCCGCGCCGCTGATCGACCGCGGGCTGGCGCCTCTGGCGGCGATCGCCCTGGCCCTCCACCTCCTGGCCGTGCTGTGCCTCGCGACCCTGCCGCGGCTGCGGGACGGGGAAGGCTGA
- a CDS encoding ferritin-like domain-containing protein: MTDAREHLVHWLRDAYAMESQAVSLLETQAGRLETYPEARAKVEAHLQETHRQRDAVEECLNKLGSDPSTLKDLTQKTIANVQGLFHAMSEDEVLKHALGGYSFEQFEAASYRMLAAAAREAGEPGIAETCERIQREEEAMGDWLWERMPMLTQDYLGRSEAGATAKR, encoded by the coding sequence ATGACCGACGCCCGCGAACACCTCGTGCACTGGCTTCGCGACGCCTATGCGATGGAGAGCCAGGCGGTCTCGCTCCTCGAGACCCAGGCCGGCCGCCTGGAGACCTACCCCGAGGCCCGCGCCAAGGTCGAGGCGCATCTGCAGGAGACCCACCGCCAGCGCGATGCTGTCGAGGAATGCCTCAACAAGCTGGGCTCCGACCCCTCCACCCTGAAGGACCTGACACAGAAGACCATCGCCAACGTCCAGGGCCTGTTCCACGCCATGAGCGAGGACGAGGTGCTGAAGCACGCCCTCGGCGGCTACTCCTTCGAGCAGTTCGAGGCGGCGAGCTACCGCATGCTCGCGGCCGCCGCGCGCGAAGCCGGCGAGCCCGGCATCGCCGAGACCTGCGAGCGCATCCAGCGCGAGGAGGAGGCGATGGGCGACTGGCTGTGGGAGCGGATGCCGATGCTCACCCAGGATTATCTCGGCCGCTCGGAGGCCGGCGCCACCGCCAAGCGCTGA
- a CDS encoding manganese catalase family protein yields the protein MFIHIKQLQFNARVSEPDPRFARLLLEQFGGGNGELKAAMQYFVQAYAARKPYPDKYDLLMDIATEELSHLEIVGATITMLLKGVNGELKNALDVSGLPSLREGGGTGRDDLIHEALAMPHFATLSGGGPLLEDSQGNPWSGAYVNANGDLTVDLRSNIAAESRAKIVYEYLLKFTDDPYVRETLRFLMTREITHFRQFEAALETIQPNYPPGILQGDPRHVATAFNMSQGEDQRGPWNEGAQAPFGRDWLYISDPVANVGVTQGEALHGDRDVEDGADGDKVEKKLSRQRSGEVSAAEGEPGDPWTGYDDVPHPLSWDPSDKAAPSGGGKARSRKNGHSGRAGRTH from the coding sequence ATGTTCATCCATATCAAGCAGCTGCAGTTCAACGCCCGCGTCTCCGAGCCCGATCCCCGCTTCGCCAGGCTGCTGCTGGAGCAGTTCGGCGGCGGCAACGGCGAGCTGAAGGCGGCGATGCAGTACTTCGTCCAGGCCTATGCCGCGCGCAAGCCCTATCCCGACAAATACGACCTGCTGATGGATATCGCGACGGAAGAGTTGTCGCATCTGGAGATCGTCGGCGCCACCATCACCATGCTGCTGAAGGGCGTGAACGGCGAGCTGAAGAACGCGCTCGACGTCAGCGGCCTGCCCAGCCTGCGAGAAGGCGGCGGCACGGGCCGGGACGATCTGATCCACGAGGCCCTGGCGATGCCCCACTTCGCCACCCTCAGCGGCGGCGGCCCGCTGCTCGAGGACAGCCAGGGCAATCCCTGGAGCGGCGCCTATGTCAACGCCAATGGCGACCTGACGGTCGATCTCCGCTCCAACATCGCGGCCGAATCCCGGGCCAAAATCGTCTACGAGTACCTGCTGAAGTTCACCGACGACCCTTATGTGCGCGAGACGCTGCGGTTCCTGATGACCCGCGAGATCACGCATTTCCGGCAGTTCGAGGCGGCGCTGGAGACCATCCAGCCGAACTATCCGCCGGGGATCCTGCAGGGCGATCCGCGCCATGTCGCGACCGCCTTCAACATGTCGCAGGGCGAGGATCAGCGCGGCCCGTGGAACGAGGGCGCCCAGGCGCCGTTCGGCCGCGACTGGCTCTACATCTCGGATCCGGTGGCCAATGTCGGGGTGACCCAGGGCGAAGCCCTGCACGGCGACCGCGACGTCGAGGACGGCGCCGACGGAGACAAGGTCGAGAAGAAGCTGAGCCGGCAGCGGAGCGGCGAGGTCTCGGCCGCCGAAGGAGAGCCCGGCGATCCGTGGACAGGCTATGACGACGTCCCGCACCCGCTGTCCTGGGACCCTTCGGACAAGGCGGCCCCGTCCGGCGGCGGGAAGGCGCGCAGCAGGAAGAACGGGCATTCGGGCCGGGCCGGCCGGACCCATTGA
- a CDS encoding NUDIX hydrolase, with product MGVTIRPQVGALPVRFDEDGILQVLLITSRRSRKWIIPKGNPMKRLAPHHAAAREAFEEAGAIGEIEGRSRGHYRHRKRKARRQFRCRVAVYVMTVERRVERFPERGERAVRWFTVDDARGAIRNRRLRELIARVAADLASSGRPAAGQPA from the coding sequence ATGGGGGTGACCATCAGGCCGCAGGTCGGCGCGCTTCCCGTCCGTTTCGATGAGGACGGCATCCTCCAGGTCCTCCTGATCACCAGCCGCCGGTCGCGGAAGTGGATCATCCCCAAGGGCAATCCGATGAAACGCCTAGCCCCGCACCATGCCGCCGCCCGCGAGGCGTTCGAGGAGGCCGGCGCCATCGGCGAGATCGAGGGCCGGTCCCGTGGCCACTACCGGCATCGCAAGCGCAAGGCGCGGCGCCAGTTCCGCTGCCGGGTGGCCGTCTATGTCATGACGGTGGAACGGCGCGTGGAGCGGTTTCCGGAACGGGGCGAGCGCGCGGTCCGCTGGTTCACGGTCGACGACGCCCGAGGCGCCATCCGGAACCGGAGGCTGAGAGAGCTGATCGCCCGGGTCGCGGCGGATCTCGCCTCCTCCGGCCGCCCGGCGGCCGGGCAGCCCGCCTGA
- a CDS encoding DUF1127 domain-containing protein, translated as MNDILGSAQHRATWPGTTVGPAETSRRPAGLAALRSLIATWRERIRLRRKLAEMAKANPYLIDDIGLTKRQVEAEIAKPFWQD; from the coding sequence ATGAACGATATCCTCGGGTCTGCCCAGCATCGGGCGACATGGCCAGGAACGACCGTCGGGCCGGCGGAAACGTCGCGGCGGCCCGCCGGCCTGGCGGCCCTGCGAAGCCTGATCGCGACCTGGCGCGAGCGGATCCGCCTGCGCAGGAAGCTGGCGGAAATGGCGAAGGCCAACCCCTATCTGATCGACGATATCGGCCTGACGAAACGCCAGGTCGAGGCGGAGATCGCCAAGCCCTTCTGGCAGGACTAG
- a CDS encoding winged helix-turn-helix domain-containing tetratricopeptide repeat protein has translation MQGSRFAFGPFVLDPGAGTLLRDGAPVAIGHRGLKLLAAFAGRPGEILGKAELMDAAWPGTAVEEGNLTVQITQLRKLLGPAADGGEWIVTVPRVGYRFTGAVERLGGAGRGPLPLPDKPSIAVLPFVSVGNDPEQESFADGLTEDLITDLSRNAGLFVIARNSVFAYKGKAMDVRGIARELGVRYLLEGSARRAAGRVRVNAQLVDAVSGDHLWAERFDRGLDDIFAVQDEVTGRIVEALLGRLRATPPRKRPRNLEAYNLCVRARKLMDDQPQTAREAHLMLTRAVSLDPGYAEPYRWLAVNHWMGWVHSGGPTESSRSTALELAHKAVAIDPDDAGCRWVLAYLLAYARRFAEADAEFARAIELDPNEADAWAALSDIAILAGRVEEGLEHIRKAFRLNPFPAGWYYLTLGQAQYAAGDYDAAVETLRRDETYRTSSRRFLAASLAQLGRLDEARAEAELFLVANPQFTIRHWAESEPFRDAATLEHFVDGFRKAGLPE, from the coding sequence ATGCAGGGGTCGCGCTTCGCCTTCGGTCCGTTCGTGCTCGATCCGGGTGCGGGAACGCTCCTTCGGGACGGTGCCCCCGTCGCCATCGGCCACCGCGGGCTGAAGCTGCTGGCGGCGTTCGCCGGGCGGCCCGGCGAGATCCTGGGCAAGGCCGAGCTGATGGACGCGGCATGGCCGGGCACGGCGGTCGAGGAAGGCAACCTCACCGTCCAGATCACGCAGCTGCGGAAGCTGCTGGGTCCCGCCGCCGACGGCGGTGAATGGATCGTCACGGTTCCGCGCGTCGGCTACCGCTTCACGGGGGCCGTCGAGCGGCTCGGCGGCGCCGGGCGAGGCCCCTTGCCGCTGCCCGACAAGCCGTCGATCGCCGTGCTGCCCTTCGTCAGTGTCGGCAACGATCCGGAGCAGGAGTCCTTCGCGGACGGATTGACCGAAGACCTGATCACCGACCTGTCCCGGAACGCCGGCCTGTTCGTCATCGCCCGCAACTCGGTCTTTGCCTACAAGGGCAAGGCGATGGACGTACGCGGGATCGCCCGGGAGCTCGGCGTGCGCTACCTGCTGGAGGGCAGCGCAAGGCGCGCCGCGGGGCGCGTGCGCGTCAACGCGCAGCTGGTCGACGCGGTGAGCGGCGATCATCTCTGGGCGGAGCGCTTCGACCGCGGCCTGGACGACATCTTCGCCGTCCAGGACGAGGTCACGGGCAGGATCGTGGAGGCATTGCTCGGCCGGCTGCGCGCGACGCCGCCGCGCAAGCGGCCAAGGAACCTCGAGGCCTACAATCTCTGCGTGCGGGCGCGCAAGCTGATGGATGATCAGCCGCAGACGGCGCGGGAAGCGCATCTGATGCTCACGCGCGCGGTCTCCCTGGATCCGGGATACGCCGAGCCCTATCGCTGGCTCGCCGTGAACCACTGGATGGGGTGGGTGCATTCGGGCGGACCGACGGAATCGTCCCGCAGCACTGCCTTGGAGCTGGCGCACAAGGCCGTGGCGATCGACCCCGACGATGCCGGCTGCCGCTGGGTCCTGGCCTATCTGCTGGCCTATGCACGCCGCTTCGCCGAGGCGGATGCGGAGTTCGCCAGGGCGATCGAGCTCGACCCGAACGAGGCCGACGCCTGGGCCGCCTTGTCCGACATCGCGATCCTGGCCGGGCGGGTCGAGGAGGGCCTCGAGCATATCCGCAAGGCGTTCCGGCTGAACCCGTTCCCGGCCGGCTGGTACTATCTGACGCTCGGCCAGGCGCAGTACGCGGCCGGCGACTACGACGCGGCGGTCGAGACGCTGCGCCGGGACGAGACCTATCGGACGAGCTCGCGCCGTTTCCTGGCGGCCAGCCTGGCCCAGCTGGGCCGGCTCGACGAGGCGCGCGCGGAGGCCGAGCTGTTCCTGGTCGCCAACCCGCAATTCACGATCCGGCACTGGGCCGAGTCAGAACCGTTCCGCGACGCCGCGACGCTCGAGCATTTCGTCGACGGCTTCCGCAAGGCCGGCCTTCCGGAGTGA
- the rplS gene encoding 50S ribosomal protein L19 encodes MNIIQTIEQEQVDKLTADRKIPDFQPGDTVKVNVKVIEGTRERVQAYEGVCIGRKNAGLNSHFTVRKISYGEGVERVFPLYSPRIDSIEVVRRGAVRRAKLYYLRDRRGKAARITERRDNKPQQEQQEG; translated from the coding sequence ATGAACATCATTCAGACGATCGAGCAGGAGCAGGTCGACAAGCTGACCGCCGACCGCAAGATCCCGGATTTCCAGCCCGGCGACACCGTCAAGGTGAACGTCAAGGTCATCGAGGGCACGCGCGAGCGCGTCCAGGCCTATGAGGGCGTCTGCATCGGCCGCAAGAACGCCGGCCTGAACAGCCACTTCACCGTCCGCAAGATCAGCTATGGCGAGGGCGTCGAGCGCGTCTTCCCGCTGTACAGCCCGCGCATCGACTCGATCGAGGTCGTCCGCCGCGGCGCCGTCCGCCGCGCCAAGCTGTATTACCTGCGCGACCGCCGCGGCAAGGCCGCGCGCATCACCGAGCGCCGGGACAACAAGCCCCAGCAGGAGCAGCAGGAGGGCTGA
- the trmD gene encoding tRNA (guanosine(37)-N1)-methyltransferase TrmD, with protein sequence MTTPGLGPEMPWTTRVLTLFPEMFPGPLGQSLAGKALARGDWVLESVDIRGFARDKHRSVDDAPFGGGAGMVMLPQVLDDAVQAVRRPGERLIYLSPRGRLLDQALVRELAAEPAVVLLCGRYEGVDQRLLDAQGAEEVSLGDFILSGGEIAALALIDAVVRLLPGVMGNAESAGEESFGAEFGAGLLEYPHYTRPALWTGADGASRAVPEILVSGDHAKVRRWRLEQAESITRERRPDLWQRYLAANPERAEGGGSHVRKRPGRDRRRDTKEQEGREP encoded by the coding sequence ATGACGACGCCGGGACTGGGGCCTGAGATGCCTTGGACCACCCGCGTCCTGACGCTGTTTCCGGAAATGTTTCCGGGCCCGCTCGGCCAGTCCCTGGCCGGAAAAGCGCTGGCGCGCGGCGACTGGGTGCTGGAATCGGTGGACATTCGCGGCTTCGCGCGCGATAAGCACCGCTCGGTCGACGACGCCCCCTTTGGGGGCGGCGCCGGCATGGTCATGCTTCCCCAGGTTCTGGACGACGCCGTGCAGGCGGTCCGCCGCCCGGGGGAGCGGCTGATCTATCTGAGCCCCCGCGGCCGGCTGCTCGATCAGGCGCTGGTGCGGGAGCTGGCGGCGGAGCCGGCGGTCGTCCTGCTCTGCGGCCGGTACGAAGGGGTCGACCAGCGGCTTCTCGACGCCCAGGGGGCGGAGGAGGTCAGCCTGGGCGATTTCATCCTGTCCGGCGGCGAGATCGCCGCGCTGGCCCTGATCGATGCCGTGGTGCGCCTGCTCCCCGGCGTCATGGGCAACGCGGAGAGCGCCGGGGAGGAGAGTTTCGGGGCCGAGTTCGGGGCGGGTCTCCTGGAGTACCCGCACTACACCCGGCCGGCCCTGTGGACGGGCGCCGATGGCGCATCCCGCGCGGTGCCGGAGATCCTGGTCTCCGGCGACCATGCGAAGGTGCGGCGCTGGCGGCTGGAACAGGCGGAAAGCATCACCCGGGAGCGACGCCCGGACCTCTGGCAGCGATACCTCGCCGCGAATCCCGAAAGGGCCGAAGGCGGCGGGAGCCACGTCCGAAAGCGCCCGGGCCGAGACCGACGTAGAGACACCAAGGAACAAGAAGGACGAGAGCCATGA
- the rimM gene encoding ribosome maturation factor RimM (Essential for efficient processing of 16S rRNA): protein MAPSSKVCVGQITGAHGVRGLVKVKPFTAAPEDLTAYGPVSDEAGARRFALQLLSWAKDQWIVRVEGVADRDAADALRGLRLYVDRAALPETEEDEFYHADLIGLPAVLADGSAFGTVRAVFDFGAGEMLEIARQGAGAVMMPFTRAAVPVVDIAGRRIVVDPPAGLLEPAERPPEEGEDDDAGTGA, encoded by the coding sequence ATGGCTCCATCCTCCAAGGTCTGCGTCGGCCAGATCACCGGGGCGCACGGCGTCCGCGGCCTGGTGAAGGTCAAGCCCTTCACCGCCGCCCCTGAGGACCTGACCGCCTACGGCCCGGTCTCGGACGAGGCCGGGGCGCGGCGCTTCGCCCTGCAGCTGCTGTCCTGGGCCAAGGACCAGTGGATCGTGCGGGTGGAGGGCGTCGCCGATCGCGACGCGGCCGACGCGCTGCGCGGCCTGCGCCTCTATGTCGACCGCGCCGCGCTGCCGGAGACGGAAGAGGACGAGTTCTACCATGCCGACCTGATCGGCCTGCCGGCGGTGCTGGCGGACGGATCGGCCTTCGGCACGGTGCGCGCTGTGTTCGACTTCGGCGCCGGCGAGATGCTGGAGATCGCGCGGCAGGGGGCAGGGGCCGTCATGATGCCCTTCACCCGGGCCGCGGTGCCGGTGGTCGACATCGCCGGCCGCCGCATCGTCGTCGACCCGCCGGCCGGTCTGCTGGAACCGGCGGAGCGGCCGCCGGAAGAGGGCGAGGATGACGACGCCGGGACTGGGGCCTGA
- the rpsP gene encoding 30S ribosomal protein S16, whose translation MSVKIRLTRGGAKKRPFYSIVIADTRSPRDGRFIEKVGTYNPMLEKDHPERLVLKAERIKHWLSVGAQPTERVAKFLGQAELAPMPKYRETPSKSAPKAKAQERAKAAAEAAAAAAEAPAEA comes from the coding sequence ATGTCCGTCAAGATCCGCCTGACCCGCGGCGGCGCCAAGAAGCGCCCGTTCTACTCGATCGTGATCGCCGACACGCGCAGCCCGCGCGACGGCCGCTTCATCGAGAAGGTCGGCACCTACAACCCGATGCTGGAGAAGGATCATCCGGAGCGCCTGGTCCTGAAGGCCGAGCGCATCAAGCATTGGCTGTCGGTCGGCGCCCAGCCGACCGAGCGCGTCGCCAAGTTCCTCGGCCAGGCCGAGCTGGCGCCGATGCCGAAGTACCGCGAGACCCCGTCGAAGTCGGCCCCGAAGGCGAAGGCCCAGGAGCGCGCCAAGGCTGCGGCCGAGGCCGCCGCCGCGGCCGCCGAGGCTCCGGCCGAGGCCTGA
- the ffh gene encoding signal recognition particle protein — protein sequence MFEGLSGRLGDIFDRLRKRGALTEADVGAAMREVRVALLEADVALPVVKDFIDKARERAVGAEVLRSVTPGQQVIKIVHDCLVEMLGGTAGEAPDLNAATPINLIAVPPVPVLMVGLQGSGKTTTTGKIALRLKRRDNKKVLMASLDTRRPAAQEQLKILGEQIGVTTLPIIPGQEPLAIARRAMERGRLEGFDVVMLDTAGRLAIDEELMAEVVAIRDATKPTETLLVADAMTGQDAVNVARTFHERVGVTGIVLTRVDGDSRGGAALSMRAVTGQPIKLIGMGEKMDALELFHPDRIANRILGMGDVVSLVERAAQTIEKEDAEKLAAKIQKGEFDLEDLASQLRQMRKMGGLQGLMGMLPGVGKIKDQMKTAGLDDKMIKRQEAIISSMTPVERRNPKIIHAKRKVRIAAGSGTSVQDVNKLLKQHQQMADMMKRMKKLGKAGMMRGMPKLPPGMLPPGFKM from the coding sequence ATGTTCGAAGGTCTGAGCGGCCGTCTCGGCGACATCTTCGACCGGCTTCGCAAGCGCGGCGCGCTGACGGAGGCCGATGTCGGCGCCGCCATGCGCGAGGTGCGCGTGGCGCTGCTCGAGGCCGATGTCGCCCTGCCGGTGGTCAAGGACTTCATCGACAAGGCGCGTGAGCGGGCGGTGGGCGCGGAGGTGCTGCGCTCGGTCACCCCCGGCCAGCAGGTCATCAAGATCGTCCATGACTGCCTGGTCGAGATGCTGGGCGGCACCGCGGGCGAGGCGCCCGACCTCAACGCCGCCACCCCGATCAACCTGATCGCCGTGCCGCCGGTGCCGGTGCTGATGGTGGGATTGCAGGGCTCGGGCAAGACCACCACCACCGGCAAGATCGCGCTGCGCCTGAAGAGGCGGGACAACAAGAAGGTCCTGATGGCGTCGCTCGACACGCGGCGCCCGGCGGCGCAGGAGCAGCTGAAGATCCTGGGCGAGCAGATCGGCGTCACCACCCTGCCGATCATCCCGGGGCAGGAGCCGCTGGCCATCGCCCGCCGCGCCATGGAGCGCGGCCGGCTCGAAGGCTTCGACGTCGTCATGCTCGACACCGCCGGCCGCCTCGCCATCGACGAGGAGCTGATGGCCGAGGTGGTGGCGATCCGCGACGCCACCAAGCCCACCGAGACCCTGCTGGTGGCCGACGCCATGACCGGCCAGGACGCGGTCAACGTCGCCCGCACCTTCCATGAGCGGGTCGGCGTCACCGGCATCGTCCTGACCCGTGTCGACGGCGACAGCCGCGGCGGCGCCGCCCTGTCGATGCGCGCCGTCACCGGCCAGCCGATCAAGCTGATCGGCATGGGCGAGAAGATGGATGCGCTGGAGCTGTTCCATCCCGACCGCATCGCCAACCGCATCCTCGGCATGGGCGACGTCGTCAGCCTGGTCGAGCGCGCGGCGCAGACGATCGAGAAGGAGGACGCCGAGAAGCTCGCGGCCAAGATCCAGAAGGGCGAGTTCGACCTGGAGGACTTGGCCTCGCAGCTGCGCCAGATGCGCAAGATGGGCGGTCTGCAGGGGCTGATGGGCATGCTGCCCGGCGTCGGCAAGATCAAGGACCAGATGAAGACCGCCGGCCTGGACGACAAGATGATCAAGCGGCAGGAGGCGATCATCTCCTCGATGACGCCGGTCGAGCGCCGCAACCCCAAGATCATCCACGCCAAGCGCAAGGTGCGGATCGCCGCCGGCTCCGGCACCTCGGTGCAGGACGTGAACAAGCTGCTGAAGCAGCACCAGCAGATGGCCGACATGATGAAGCGGATGAAGAAGCTGGGGAAGGCCGGGATGATGCGCGGCATGCCCAAGCTGCCGCCCGGCATGCTGCCGCCCGGCTTCAAGATGTAG
- a CDS encoding GNAT family N-acetyltransferase: MSDLTVRPLVAADVPMLLDMLRELAAFAGDAAAMTAQRADLDEALAEAPPRFRGLIAEDGSGVVGYVTYTIDYSVWTGGDFIRVDDVYVRERARGRGVARQLMRALADIGVSQAMRVRWEMASDNAGARRLYDGIGAAPQDKTIWRWPVAAMESFLNRTEPPPASGGDAVPSESGRGLPGEDGFILVLRREKD; encoded by the coding sequence GTGTCCGATCTGACCGTGCGGCCGCTGGTGGCCGCGGATGTGCCGATGCTGCTCGACATGCTGCGCGAGCTGGCGGCGTTCGCCGGCGATGCGGCGGCGATGACGGCGCAGCGCGCCGACCTCGACGAGGCGCTGGCCGAGGCGCCGCCGCGCTTCCGCGGCCTGATCGCCGAGGACGGCAGCGGCGTGGTCGGCTACGTCACCTACACCATCGACTATTCGGTCTGGACCGGGGGCGACTTCATCCGGGTCGACGACGTCTATGTCCGCGAGCGGGCGCGCGGCCGCGGCGTCGCCCGGCAGCTGATGCGGGCCCTGGCCGATATCGGCGTGTCGCAGGCGATGCGGGTGCGCTGGGAGATGGCGTCGGACAATGCCGGGGCCCGCCGGCTCTACGACGGCATCGGCGCGGCGCCGCAGGACAAGACGATCTGGCGCTGGCCGGTGGCCGCCATGGAGTCCTTCCTGAACCGAACCGAGCCGCCGCCGGCCTCGGGCGGCGACGCCGTCCCCTCCGAATCCGGCCGCGGTCTGCCGGGCGAGGACGGCTTTATCCTGGTGCTGCGCCGGGAGAAGGACTGA
- the dapF gene encoding diaminopimelate epimerase — MDGLPFWKMHGLGNDFVVLDARERPIAIHPDQARRIADRHRGVGFDQLLVIEPAQTAGADVFMRILNADGTESGACGNGTRCVAALVMADSGVDKAVIETRGGLLECRGAPQGGVTVDMGPARLGWQDIPLAHEADTLHLPVSSGALSDGVGVSMGNPHAVFFVPDAEKVQIDGVGPVLEHDPLFPERANIGVVQMLARDRLRYRVWERGVGVTQACGSGACAAAVAAVRRGLAERTAWVELDGGTLLIEWRESDGHVLMTGPAETSFAGILSRDLLDG, encoded by the coding sequence ATGGACGGCCTGCCGTTCTGGAAGATGCACGGGCTGGGCAACGACTTCGTCGTGCTGGACGCACGCGAGCGGCCGATCGCGATCCATCCCGACCAGGCGCGCCGCATCGCCGACCGGCACCGCGGCGTCGGCTTCGACCAACTGCTGGTGATCGAGCCGGCGCAGACCGCGGGCGCCGACGTGTTCATGCGCATCCTCAATGCCGACGGCACCGAATCGGGCGCCTGCGGCAACGGCACGCGCTGTGTCGCCGCCCTGGTCATGGCCGACAGCGGTGTGGACAAGGCCGTGATCGAGACCCGCGGCGGCCTGCTGGAATGCCGCGGCGCCCCCCAGGGCGGCGTCACGGTCGACATGGGCCCGGCCCGGCTGGGCTGGCAGGACATCCCGCTGGCGCATGAGGCCGACACGCTGCACCTGCCGGTGTCCTCCGGCGCGCTGTCGGACGGGGTCGGCGTGTCCATGGGCAACCCGCACGCCGTGTTCTTCGTGCCGGATGCCGAGAAGGTGCAGATCGACGGCGTCGGGCCGGTGCTGGAGCACGACCCGCTGTTCCCCGAGCGCGCCAATATCGGCGTGGTCCAGATGCTGGCCCGCGACCGGCTGCGCTACCGGGTGTGGGAGCGCGGCGTCGGCGTCACCCAGGCCTGCGGCAGCGGCGCCTGCGCCGCCGCCGTGGCCGCGGTGCGCCGCGGCCTGGCCGAGCGCACCGCCTGGGTCGAGCTGGACGGCGGCACGCTCTTGATCGAATGGCGCGAGAGCGACGGCCATGTGCTGATGACCGGCCCGGCCGAGACCAGCTTCGCCGGCATCCTCTCGCGCGACCTGCTGGACGGCTGA